The following are encoded in a window of Gossypium raimondii isolate GPD5lz chromosome 13, ASM2569854v1, whole genome shotgun sequence genomic DNA:
- the LOC105765219 gene encoding uncharacterized protein LOC105765219, which translates to MDWDTAGHKRLLELNEIKEFRAQTYENSKLYKDKTKRWHGNRIMPMQFEPGQQVLLFNSRLKLFPSKLKSCLLGPLKVAQVYPHGAVSIKDLKKGITFKVNGQRLKHY; encoded by the coding sequence ATGGATTGGGACACTGCTGGCCATAAAAGGTTGTTAGAACTGAATGAAATTAAAGAATTCAGGGCACAGACATATGAAAATTCTAAACTGTACAAGGATAAGACCAAGCGTTGGCATGGTAATAGAATTATGCCAATGCAATTTGAACCAGGGCAACAGGTGTTGTTGTTCAACTCTAGGCTCAAATTGTTCCCtagtaaattaaaatcttgCTTGTTAGGTCCCTTAAAAGTTGCTCAAGTATACCCGCATGGAGCTGTTAGTATCAAAGACTTGAAAAAGGGGATCACATTCAAAGTAAATGGACAACGCTTGAAGCACTACTAG